In Lolium rigidum isolate FL_2022 chromosome 3, APGP_CSIRO_Lrig_0.1, whole genome shotgun sequence, the genomic window AATGCCGTGTTTGGTTGCACAGAATTGGGGCTCGGAATTGGAATTGAGGTCTAAAAAGGCCAATTTCGTTATTTGGTTGCGCTTGGAATTGGGCCGTGGATTCGGAGGCCAATTCCGAGATCCAGCCCCGCGAGTGTAATTTTCTGCCCCGCCAATTCAGAGGTCCAGACCTCTAAATTAGCTCGGAAACGAGCGAAGCGGTACTAGCCCTCAACCTCGCGCACAGGTCGCGTTCCTCACGCGCTATGGTCacccgccgccaccgctgccTGCATGTAGGgcccctcccccgccgccgcctgcctctAGGCCTTGCCGCCGCGgggccacccgctgccgccgggcTAGCCTCCTCCCTCACCATCCCTGGCCTcaggccgccgccacctctgccTGCCTGCATggcccctccaccgccgccgtcaggccacccgccgccgccgagccagcCTCCTCCCTCCCCATCCCTGGCCTCGGGCCACCGCTGTCGCCACCGGGCCACCCATCTGCCCTACTCTCATTTCCACACATGTGTGACATCCAAACAGGATTGGGTATTCCATTGAAACCAAAATTCTATAGCTGAATACCATGCATCCAAACACTCTTTGTGATATTCCATTGAATTGGTTGATTTGATTTTTCATTGCCAATTCAATACGGAGGTCAATTCTGTGCAATCAAACAGGGCACAATTGTAATCTGCTGCAATACAAGATAAGAGTAGTTGTCCTTCTCCGTTTAGGCTCGTGAATCGTACCTCCATGATTTTACTCCGTGAGACAGGCTAGGAATCCTCCACGGCCAGAGACGGCGGGCGCGCGGACACACTTCTGTCATGAGACTGGCAACGAACTCTTATCCGGCACCACAAAAGTACGTACGCTGGTCGACCTGTTTCTGCCTTGGCCTGTGTTGGCCGGCCCCATATAACGCACGTTCGCGTGTCCCTCCCACGTACTCGTCCATATAGCAACTAGCTGAACCGACGAGCAGCACGTTGATAGCAAGTTTTAGTCCATGGCGATCCAGCCGAGAACGTGGGTGGTTTTCCTGCTGCTCGCgctgctctcctcctccgtcgccGAGGCCTCGCACCGCGTCTTCCCCGACCTGCAGTCCCTCGACGCCGTGGCCgaccgcgccgtcgccgtcgacgacccGCTCCGCACCGGCTTCCACTTCCAGCCCCCCAGCCACTGGATCAACGGTAGTAACTTCGTCCGATGATCGATCGACGATGATCTTCTTACCCTGATCTCATGTTGCGTGCGTAATGTGTGATGTGTGCAGATCCTAATGGCGTGATGTACTACAAGGGCGTGTACCACCTGTTCTACCAGTACAACCCCAAGGCGGCGGTGTGGGGCAACATCGTGTGGGCGCACGCCGTCTCCACGGACCTCGTCAACTGGGTCACGCTCCAGCCGGCGATCTACCCGACGGCGCCCTTCGACGTCAACGGCTGCTGGTCCGGCTCCGCCACCGTGCTGCCCGACGGCACGCCCGCCATCATGTACACCGGCATCGACGGCGAGGGCCGCCAGGTGCAGAACGTGGCGTACCCCAAGGACCTCTCCGACCCCTACCTCCGAGAGTGGGTCAAGCCGGACTACAATCCCGTCATTGCCCCCGACGCCGGCGTCAACGCCACCGCGTTCCGCGACCCGACCACGGCGTGGCGGGGCCCCGACGGGCTCTGGCGCCTGGTGATCGGGACCAAGGACAACCACCGCGGCCTCGCGGTGCTGTACCGCAGCCGGGACTTCCAGCGGTGGGCGCCCGCGCGCCGGGCGCTGCACCACGGCAACACCGGCATGTGGGAGTGCCCGGACTTCTACCCCGTGGCGACCACCCCCGGCGCCGTCCTCGGCGACGTGAAGCACGTGCTCAAGGTGAGCCTCGACCTCACCCGGTTCGAGTACTACACGTTCGGGGCCTACGACCACGCCACTGAGACGTACGTGCCGGACGCGGCCCTCCCCGACGGCAACGACGGTCTCCGCTACGACTACGGCAACTTCTACGCGTCCAAGACGTTCCTCGACCCGGCGAAGCAGCGCCGCATCCTGTGGGGGTGGGCCAACGAGTCGGACTCCACGGCCGACGACGTCCGCAAGGGCTGGGCCGGCGTGCAGGCCATCCCCAGGAAGATCTGGCTCGCGCCGGACGGCAGGCAGCTCATGCAGTGGCCGGTCGCCGAGGTCGAGTCCCTCCGcggcaaccacgtcaacatcacCGACAAGTTCGTCGAGGGCGGGAGCTACTTCGAGGTCCAGGGGCTCATGTCGCCGGCGCAGGCCGACGTGGAGGTGTCGTTCGCGGCGATGGACCTGGACAAGGCGGAGCCGTTCGACCCGGCGTGGCGCGGCGCCGACGCGCAGACGGTGTGCGCGGCCCGAGGCGCGGACGTGAAGGGCGGCGTGGGGCCGTTCGGGCTGTGGGTGCTCGCCTCCGACGAGCTCAAGGAGAGGACGGCCGTCTTCTTCAGGGTGTTCAAGGCCGAGGACAAGCACGTCGTGCTCATGTGCAACGACCCCTCCAGGTCGTCCTACGCCGACCACCTCTACAAGCCCACCTTCGCCGGCTTCATCGACGTCGACATCACCAAGACCGGCGGCAAGATCCCTCTCAGAACCTTGGTACGTTGCCTACATCAACCCGCTAACAAACTATTCGATGATTTATGTTGCCGATTGATGTTCTATATATATGGTGTGTGCATGTGCGCAGATCGACCACTCCATGGTGGAGAGCTTCGGAGGCCACGGCAGGATGAGCATCCTGTCCAGAGTGTACCCGACTAGGGCCGTCGGCGACAAGGCGCGCCTCTACGTGTTCAACCACGGAGAGTCAGACGTCAAGGTTACACACCTGAATGCGTACGACATGCGGTCGGCCAAGATCAGCAACGAGATCGATCAACTGATCAGATGATCGATGTAGATGTaccccgatgcagaagaaaattgCACATTTGCATAGTTAAATTAGGAATGTACTTACTTACTACGTCAATGGTCTGTCCTTGTTGTCTGGTAGGACGATTTCCGGCTATACATCTTAATGAGAAACAAAACAATTTGAACTTAATAAtagcaccatctacatccttatatttttgcatctcacatagctcaacaaaattgttgaggtgagaagcagcatcatcagtactaacaccagaaaattgctctttcataacaaggttcaacaaggcaggcttaatctcataaaaagctgcttcaggagcaggtggagcaatgggtgtgcaaataaaatcattgttattggtgctagtaaaatcacacaacttagtattctcatgagtagccatttaataaaaataatgcaagcaacataaataaaagctatcctaatttttttttttagattttagatataaaatgcaaaaaagataaaaattaaatatgcaagcaaaacaataataaaataaaagagttgagagtgagagactcccctcgcagaaaaGATGTTTTtctcctggcaacggcgccagaaaaagtcttgatgggcatggagttgatgaaggagaatttatacgcaccgttgagtggaaccccaagaggaaggtatgatgagcatagcagGAAGTTTTttgcctcagtaagaaaccaagatttatcgaacagtaggagaaaaacgttctctcccaaggtgttgcgaaccaactcgtggcaggacaCACTGCCGGCGCCAGCAGCAACGtgaagacctgcacacaaacaaccaagtactttgtcctcaactttcagcgaggttgtcaagctcactggttttgcagaaaacaaaggattaaacgaaccgtgtggaagtagaattgtttgcagagaacagaacagaaaaatattgtagaagattgcaattaaaagaagaaggaccgaggtccacagttcactagaggcgcctccccaacaaATAAATATGctaggtaaacaaattacagatgggcaattgacaaacagagattctacgctaatggttggtgcagaatacatgctatgaaagtatgcgggcattacaacagtatacatagaccgtaatccaactacatctatgactaataatccaccttcaggattgcatccgcgataccctccagtattaagttgtaagcaacggactatcgctttaagtaatgtttgtaaagtaaacgatgaaactacccttgaatagaacaccgctattttctccctagtag contains:
- the LOC124697357 gene encoding beta-fructofuranosidase, insoluble isoenzyme 3-like yields the protein MYYKGVYHLFYQYNPKAAVWGNIVWAHAVSTDLVNWVTLQPAIYPTAPFDVNGCWSGSATVLPDGTPAIMYTGIDGEGRQVQNVAYPKDLSDPYLREWVKPDYNPVIAPDAGVNATAFRDPTTAWRGPDGLWRLVIGTKDNHRGLAVLYRSRDFQRWAPARRALHHGNTGMWECPDFYPVATTPGAVLGDVKHVLKVSLDLTRFEYYTFGAYDHATETYVPDAALPDGNDGLRYDYGNFYASKTFLDPAKQRRILWGWANESDSTADDVRKGWAGVQAIPRKIWLAPDGRQLMQWPVAEVESLRGNHVNITDKFVEGGSYFEVQGLMSPAQADVEVSFAAMDLDKAEPFDPAWRGADAQTVCAARGADVKGGVGPFGLWVLASDELKERTAVFFRVFKAEDKHVVLMCNDPSRSSYADHLYKPTFAGFIDVDITKTGGKIPLRTLIDHSMVESFGGHGRMSILSRVYPTRAVGDKARLYVFNHGESDVKVTHLNAYDMRSAKISNEIDQLIR